The DNA window TCGGAGATCAGACGAATTGCACTTTCGGTTGCGGTTCCGATGATATTGGCGATTTCTTCTCTTGTTAAAGAAATTTTGATAAATCCTTCGGGATCAACTCCTAATTTCTGTTCTAATAACAGAAGAATTTCCGCGAGTCTTTCTCTTACGGTCTTCTGTGCAAGGAAAGTAATGGTATTGGAAGATTCTCCCAGTTCATAAGCTATTTTCTGAAGCATCACAAAGGAAAGCTGGGAATCTACTTCTAACAGATACATAAAAATATCCGCCGGTAAAAAAGTAGCTTCAATATCCGTCATGGCTTCTGCTTTCGCCTGAAAATTTTCTCCGCAAAGCAAAGAACGGTAACCGATGATGTCGCCTTCTTTAATGAATCTCAGGATCTGATCTTTCCCGAAAGCTCCCGATTTTGATAATTTCGCTGCTCCTTTTTCCAGAACGAACACACCTTTTGGCGTTTCCCCGTCTTCGAAAATAGTTTCGTGTTTTTGAAAACTCAGTTTCTTTTTAGCGTTAATATATTTTTCAAAATCAGCACTGGAAAGCCTTTCCTTGAATGATTTATCATTAAAAACTCTTGCGAACCTCTCCTCGATTGCAATTTGTTGTTCCTGCGACATTTTATATGACATTTATCACAAAAATAGAACTTTTTAACTCGATAAACAAAAAAAATTGTTATAATTTTGTAGTTCAATAATTTATGAAGGTGAGCGAGAACTGTTTTCATTGTGGTCAAGGGATCGAAAAAGAAAGAATTTTGTTTGATGAAAAGACTTTCTGCTGCAACGGTTGCAAATCTGTTTATGAAATTCTGAATACGAACAACTTAAGTAATTTTTATGAATTAAATAAACGTGCAGGAATCCGTCCGGACGAAAGCTCTTCACAGTTTGAATATCTCGACACTCCTGAAATCTTTGAAAAGGTAACGGATTTTTCTGAAGGAAGCACAAGTTTAGTCACTTTTAAAATTCCTGTAATCCACTGTTCTTCTTGTATATGGCTTTTGGAAAGTCTTCATACATTAAATAAACACATTAAATATTCTCAGGTTAACTTCACCAGAAAGACCTTACAGATCTCTTTTAATCATAACGATTTAAAATTAAGCGAATTAGCTAATTTTTTAACGAATTTAGGCTACAAACCGGTTATCAGTCTGGAAACCGCCGATAAAAACGTTGAAAATTTAGACAAATCATTACTTGTAAAATTTGCTATTGCGGCTTTTGCCTTCGGAAACGGGATGTTCCTTGCTTTTCCGGAATATGTTGGTGGAGAAGATTACTGGATGGAGCATTACAAAGGACTTTTCAGGGCTTTGATGTGTCTTTTGGCAATTCCTGTCGTGGTATATTCTGCTTCAGATTATTACAAATCTGCCTGGTACGGTCTGAAAAATAAAATCGTGAATATTGACGTTCCGATTGTTTTGGGAATTATTGTCCTTTTCGGGCGAAGTTTATATGAAGTTGCCACGAATTACGGTCCCGGATATTTTGATACTTTATGCGGGCTTTTATTCTTCATGCTTTTGGGTAAAATCTTTCAGAAAAGAACGTACAACGCGCTTTCATACGACAGAGATTACAAATCTTTCTATCCGATTGCCGTTACAAAAGTTGATTTTGAAGGAAAACAGGAAAATATTCTGCTTTCTGAAATTAAAGTGGGCGACCGGATTCTGGTAAGAAATCAGGAAATTATTCCTGTGGATGCAATTTTAATTAACGGTGAAGGTAATATTGACAATAGCTTCATTACCGGAGAAAGCGAGAGCATCAGCAAACAGCCGGGAGATAAAATTTTCGCCGGAGGAAAACAGATCGGATCATCACTGGAACTTGAAGTGATTAAAAATGTAGATCAAAGTTATCTTACCCAGCTTTGGAATAAGGAAGCCTTCAAAAAACATGAAACCGGACTTGATACTTTAACCAACAACATCAGTAAATACTTCACTTTCATTATTTTAGGAATTGCACTACTTTCGGCAATCTACTGGTACACCGTAGATCTGGAGAAAATGTTTCAGGTAATTTCTGCGATTCTTATCATCGCGTGTCCTTGTGCGCTAGCGTTGTCTGCTCCGTTTACATTCGGGCACATTATGAGGATTTTAGGAAGAAATAAATTTTACGTAAAAGATACTTTAACAATTGAGAAAATTGCCAAATTAGACACGATTGTTTTTGATAAAACCGGAACTATTACGCAAAGAAAAAAATCAAATATAAAATTTGAAGGCACTGAGATAAAAGAATTTGATTTACTGAATATCAAAACGTTACTAAAAAACTCCAATCACCCGCTTTCAAAATCATTATATGAATTCATAGAGACAAAAGATGAATACTTCCCGGTTGAAAATTTTCAGGAAATTTCAGGAAAGGGTTATGAAGCAAGTGTGAGGGGAAATGTTTATAAAATCGGTTCTGCGAGGTACAATAATCAGGAATCAAAAAACCTTGAAACCGCCGTTTATATCAGTAAAAACAATGAATTTTTAGGGAAATTTATCTTTAAAAATGAATACCGCGAGAATTTAAAAGATTTGTTTAAAAAACTTACCCATTACAAAGTTTTTATTCTGAGTGGCGACAATTCTTCAGAGGAAAATCAATTAAAGGAATTAATTCCGAATTACAAAGGAATGGCTTTCAACCAAAATCCCGAAGACAAGCTTAATTATATTCAAAACCTTCAGAATCAGAATATGAAAGTTGCGATGCTTGGAGACGGGCTGAACGATGCCGGAGCTTTAAAACAAAGCAATGTGGGTATTGCGATTGCAGATGATTCCAACAGTTTTACTCCTTCTTCCGATGTTATTATGAACGGTGAAAAAGTGGTAAGCCTTGATAAATACCTGAATGTCTGTAAAGGATCTATCACGATTGTGAAAATCACATTTATAATCAGTTTTCTTTATAATATTGTTGGTTTAAGTTACGCAGTTACAGGACATATGCATCCGCTTTTTGCTGCTTTAATTATGCCTGCAAGTTCAATTACGGTGGTTTCATTCACTACACTTTCGACCTGGATTCTGGGAAGAAAATACTTCAAAAAAGGGGCTTAAAACAACTTATTTAGATTCGTTTTAAATTAGCCAAAAGCCGTATTTCGTGATGAAAGTCATTATTTTTCACTAAATTTGA is part of the Chryseobacterium indicum genome and encodes:
- a CDS encoding Crp/Fnr family transcriptional regulator, whose translation is MSQEQQIAIEERFARVFNDKSFKERLSSADFEKYINAKKKLSFQKHETIFEDGETPKGVFVLEKGAAKLSKSGAFGKDQILRFIKEGDIIGYRSLLCGENFQAKAEAMTDIEATFLPADIFMYLLEVDSQLSFVMLQKIAYELGESSNTITFLAQKTVRERLAEILLLLEQKLGVDPEGFIKISLTREEIANIIGTATESAIRLISEFKGDHLIEVDGRNIKILNHDKLMKLGHVVL
- a CDS encoding heavy metal translocating P-type ATPase translates to MSENCFHCGQGIEKERILFDEKTFCCNGCKSVYEILNTNNLSNFYELNKRAGIRPDESSSQFEYLDTPEIFEKVTDFSEGSTSLVTFKIPVIHCSSCIWLLESLHTLNKHIKYSQVNFTRKTLQISFNHNDLKLSELANFLTNLGYKPVISLETADKNVENLDKSLLVKFAIAAFAFGNGMFLAFPEYVGGEDYWMEHYKGLFRALMCLLAIPVVVYSASDYYKSAWYGLKNKIVNIDVPIVLGIIVLFGRSLYEVATNYGPGYFDTLCGLLFFMLLGKIFQKRTYNALSYDRDYKSFYPIAVTKVDFEGKQENILLSEIKVGDRILVRNQEIIPVDAILINGEGNIDNSFITGESESISKQPGDKIFAGGKQIGSSLELEVIKNVDQSYLTQLWNKEAFKKHETGLDTLTNNISKYFTFIILGIALLSAIYWYTVDLEKMFQVISAILIIACPCALALSAPFTFGHIMRILGRNKFYVKDTLTIEKIAKLDTIVFDKTGTITQRKKSNIKFEGTEIKEFDLLNIKTLLKNSNHPLSKSLYEFIETKDEYFPVENFQEISGKGYEASVRGNVYKIGSARYNNQESKNLETAVYISKNNEFLGKFIFKNEYRENLKDLFKKLTHYKVFILSGDNSSEENQLKELIPNYKGMAFNQNPEDKLNYIQNLQNQNMKVAMLGDGLNDAGALKQSNVGIAIADDSNSFTPSSDVIMNGEKVVSLDKYLNVCKGSITIVKITFIISFLYNIVGLSYAVTGHMHPLFAALIMPASSITVVSFTTLSTWILGRKYFKKGA